Within Ignavibacteria bacterium, the genomic segment TTCAAACGTTTTGAAAAGATCTTTGTAATTGAAGAGAATTCAATCGTTGGTGGAGCGGGTTCGGCAATATTGGAATATGCAGCAAAAGTTAAAGCCAAAACTGACATTCATCTGATCGGTCTGCCGGATGAATTTGTCGAGCATGGTACTCAACCGGAACTGCATCGAATGTTGAAGTTAGATCCACAAGGAATTTCGGAAAGTATCTTAATTGAATTAAGACAGTTTACCAATCAAATGACGGAGCTATAACTTGACAGATAAATTAAAAGTTGGTGTTATTGGAGCCGGTGCAATTGCTCAAGTTGTTCATCTTCCAATTCTAAGAAAACTACCTTTTGTTGACTTGGCAGCAATTTGCGAAACAGATAAAATTAAACTTTCAAATGTTGCAAACAAATTCGGTGTTTCCAAAACGTTCACGGATCTCGAAAAGTTTCTTGAGGCGGATGAGTACGATGCAATATTCATACTCACACCAACACATACACACAAAGAAATTGCACAGACTGTATCACATTACTGCAAAAATATTTTAATTGAAAAACCAATTGCGCGCTCAGCAGGTGAAGCAAAAGAGATTTGCGATTATCTTGCACATCAAAAAGCTTGTGTCATGGTTGGAATGAATATGCGTTTCAGAACTGATGCAATGCTTCTGCGAAGTTTAATTGAATCCGGTGAACTTGGCGACCCGTATTTAATTCGGACTGGCTGGTTCAAGCCTAGAAGTTCCCTGCAGAATTGGTTCGTACGGAAAGCTACTGCCGGCGGCGGAGTTATCATCGACCTTGGTATTTCAATATTAGATCTAGCATTGTGGTTATTAAATTATCCAGCAATTGAATCAATAACTGCACGCGGTTTCAATCACACCACTAAAGAAATAGAAGATTCTGCT encodes:
- a CDS encoding Gfo/Idh/MocA family oxidoreductase, coding for MTDKLKVGVIGAGAIAQVVHLPILRKLPFVDLAAICETDKIKLSNVANKFGVSKTFTDLEKFLEADEYDAIFILTPTHTHKEIAQTVSHYCKNILIEKPIARSAGEAKEICDYLAHQKACVMVGMNMRFRTDAMLLRSLIESGELGDPYLIRTGWFKPRSSLQNWFVRKATAGGGVIIDLGISILDLALWLLNYPAIESITARGFNHTTKEIEDSACAFIKTRDKKVISMEVSWTLNFEKEIFYCNLFGTNGSGFLNPFRIFKSLGEEHVDLTPPSAKKTESIFHKSYENEVKHFFAAVRGLGPWVATGEEAVSRMKVVDAFYKSIKTNKEVFIKA